From a region of the Corvus cornix cornix isolate S_Up_H32 chromosome 2, ASM73873v5, whole genome shotgun sequence genome:
- the TAC1 gene encoding protachykinin-1 isoform X1, whose protein sequence is MSRCTQTCEGVFMPSPVCTCAEGYRWLCVSVCLRAGVHTELCASLVKDVEAAMRLPLAFAVLLLASAQALGEEMGTTDDLSYWSDWSDSDQAKEELPLPLEHFLQRMARRPRPQQFFGLMGKRDAGYGQISHKRHKTDSFVGLMGKRSLNSGSSEGSIAQNYEQRRK, encoded by the exons ATGTCTAGATGTACACAGACGTGTGAGGGTGTGTTTATGCCTTCCCCTGTATGTACGTGTGCGGAGGGGTACCGCTGGCTGTGCGTGTCTGTGTGTCTGCGCGCTGGGGTGCACACCGAGCTGTGTGCCAGTCTAGTAAAG GACGTCGAGGCGGCGATGAGGCTCCCGCTGGCTTTCGCCGTGCTCCTCCTGGCCTCGGCGCAGGCGTTGGGCGAGGAGATGGGAACCACGGACGACCTCAGCTACTGGTCCGACTGGTCCGACAGTGACCAGGCGAAG GAGGAGCTGCCGCTGCCCCTGGAGCACTTCCTGCAGAGAATGGCCCGGAGACCCCGGCCCCAGCAGTTCTTCGGCCTCATGGGCAAGCGGGATGCCG GATATGGCCAGATCTCTCACAaaa gaCATAAAACAGACTCCTTTGTTGGACTTATGGGCAAAAGATCTTTAAATTCTG GGTCCTCCGAAGGGAGCATAGCACAGAATTACGAACAGAGGCGTAAATGA
- the TAC1 gene encoding protachykinin-1 isoform X2 → MSRCTQTCEGVFMPSPVCTCAEGYRWLCVSVCLRAGVHTELCASLVKDVEAAMRLPLAFAVLLLASAQALGEEMGTTDDLSYWSDWSDSDQAKEELPLPLEHFLQRMARRPRPQQFFGLMGKRDAGYGQISHKRSSEGSIAQNYEQRRK, encoded by the exons ATGTCTAGATGTACACAGACGTGTGAGGGTGTGTTTATGCCTTCCCCTGTATGTACGTGTGCGGAGGGGTACCGCTGGCTGTGCGTGTCTGTGTGTCTGCGCGCTGGGGTGCACACCGAGCTGTGTGCCAGTCTAGTAAAG GACGTCGAGGCGGCGATGAGGCTCCCGCTGGCTTTCGCCGTGCTCCTCCTGGCCTCGGCGCAGGCGTTGGGCGAGGAGATGGGAACCACGGACGACCTCAGCTACTGGTCCGACTGGTCCGACAGTGACCAGGCGAAG GAGGAGCTGCCGCTGCCCCTGGAGCACTTCCTGCAGAGAATGGCCCGGAGACCCCGGCCCCAGCAGTTCTTCGGCCTCATGGGCAAGCGGGATGCCG GATATGGCCAGATCTCTCACAaaa GGTCCTCCGAAGGGAGCATAGCACAGAATTACGAACAGAGGCGTAAATGA
- the TAC1 gene encoding protachykinin-1 isoform X4 translates to MRLPLAFAVLLLASAQALGEEMGTTDDLSYWSDWSDSDQAKEELPLPLEHFLQRMARRPRPQQFFGLMGKRDAGYGQISHKRHKTDSFVGLMGKRSLNSGSSEGSIAQNYEQRRK, encoded by the exons ATGAGGCTCCCGCTGGCTTTCGCCGTGCTCCTCCTGGCCTCGGCGCAGGCGTTGGGCGAGGAGATGGGAACCACGGACGACCTCAGCTACTGGTCCGACTGGTCCGACAGTGACCAGGCGAAG GAGGAGCTGCCGCTGCCCCTGGAGCACTTCCTGCAGAGAATGGCCCGGAGACCCCGGCCCCAGCAGTTCTTCGGCCTCATGGGCAAGCGGGATGCCG GATATGGCCAGATCTCTCACAaaa gaCATAAAACAGACTCCTTTGTTGGACTTATGGGCAAAAGATCTTTAAATTCTG GGTCCTCCGAAGGGAGCATAGCACAGAATTACGAACAGAGGCGTAAATGA
- the TAC1 gene encoding protachykinin-1 isoform X6 — translation MRLPLAFAVLLLASAQALGEEMGTTDDLSYWSDWSDSDQAKEELPLPLEHFLQRMARRPRPQQFFGLMGKRDAGYGQISHKRSSEGSIAQNYEQRRK, via the exons ATGAGGCTCCCGCTGGCTTTCGCCGTGCTCCTCCTGGCCTCGGCGCAGGCGTTGGGCGAGGAGATGGGAACCACGGACGACCTCAGCTACTGGTCCGACTGGTCCGACAGTGACCAGGCGAAG GAGGAGCTGCCGCTGCCCCTGGAGCACTTCCTGCAGAGAATGGCCCGGAGACCCCGGCCCCAGCAGTTCTTCGGCCTCATGGGCAAGCGGGATGCCG GATATGGCCAGATCTCTCACAaaa GGTCCTCCGAAGGGAGCATAGCACAGAATTACGAACAGAGGCGTAAATGA
- the TAC1 gene encoding protachykinin-1 isoform X5, which yields MSRCTQTCEGVFMPSPVCTCAEGYRWLCVSVCLRAGVHTELCASLVKDVEAAMRLPLAFAVLLLASAQALGEEMGTTDDLSYWSDWSDSDQAKDMARSLTKGPPKGA from the exons ATGTCTAGATGTACACAGACGTGTGAGGGTGTGTTTATGCCTTCCCCTGTATGTACGTGTGCGGAGGGGTACCGCTGGCTGTGCGTGTCTGTGTGTCTGCGCGCTGGGGTGCACACCGAGCTGTGTGCCAGTCTAGTAAAG GACGTCGAGGCGGCGATGAGGCTCCCGCTGGCTTTCGCCGTGCTCCTCCTGGCCTCGGCGCAGGCGTTGGGCGAGGAGATGGGAACCACGGACGACCTCAGCTACTGGTCCGACTGGTCCGACAGTGACCAGGCGAAG GATATGGCCAGATCTCTCACAaaa GGTCCTCCGAAGGGAGCATAG
- the TAC1 gene encoding protachykinin-1 isoform X3, translating to MSRCTQTCEGVFMPSPVCTCAEGYRWLCVSVCLRAGVHTELCASLVKDVEAAMRLPLAFAVLLLASAQALGEEMGTTDDLSYWSDWSDSDQAKDMARSLTKDIKQTPLLDLWAKDL from the exons ATGTCTAGATGTACACAGACGTGTGAGGGTGTGTTTATGCCTTCCCCTGTATGTACGTGTGCGGAGGGGTACCGCTGGCTGTGCGTGTCTGTGTGTCTGCGCGCTGGGGTGCACACCGAGCTGTGTGCCAGTCTAGTAAAG GACGTCGAGGCGGCGATGAGGCTCCCGCTGGCTTTCGCCGTGCTCCTCCTGGCCTCGGCGCAGGCGTTGGGCGAGGAGATGGGAACCACGGACGACCTCAGCTACTGGTCCGACTGGTCCGACAGTGACCAGGCGAAG GATATGGCCAGATCTCTCACAaaa gaCATAAAACAGACTCCTTTGTTGGACTTATGGGCAAAAGATCTTTAA